In one window of Eretmochelys imbricata isolate rEreImb1 chromosome 21, rEreImb1.hap1, whole genome shotgun sequence DNA:
- the KCNA10 gene encoding potassium voltage-gated channel subfamily A member 10, with product MMEVSSWKEMEVALVSFDNNDEIMEDPCYSNDFSTAAQLQKGHPSCASLLPHWRILLNSENTNNETIFSKFSAEFGEHLMGEREGMDEGEQRVIINIAGLRFETQLKTLNQFPETLLGDPEKRMCYFDSMRNEYFFDRNRPSFDGILYYYQSGGKIRRPANVPIDVFADEITFYELGNEAMDQFREDEGFIKDPETLLPTNDFHRQFWLLFEYPESSSAARGVALVSVLVIVISIIIFCVETLPEFREEREFKVIKDAANNLTKANLAPSTFTDPFFVIETACIIWFSFELLVRFVVCPSKAAFFRNIMNIIDIVSIIPYFVTLTTELVQHNEQNGQQNMSLAILRIIRLVRVFRIFKLSRHSKGLQILGQTLKASMRELGLLIFFLFIGVILFSSAIYFAEVDEPQSHFSSIPDGFWWAVVTMTTVGYGDMCPTTLGGKIVGTLCAIAGVLTIALPVPVIVSNFNYFYHRETENEEKQILPREVEKMLTSLAAANGSMESLNKTNGGCDRDMPRK from the coding sequence ATGATGGAAGTGTCCAGTTGGAAGGAGATGGAAGTGGCACTAGTCAGTTTTGACAACAATGATGAGATAATGGAAGATCCCTGTTATTCAAACGACTTCAGCACTGCTGCCCAATTGCAGAAGGGACACCCCAGCTGTGCCAGCCTCTTGCCCCACTGGAGAATCCTCCTCAACAGTGAGAACACCAACAATGAGACCATTTTCTCCAAGTTCTCTGCCGAGTTTGGTGAGCACCTGATGGGGGAGCGGGAGGGCATGGACGAGGGTGAACAGAGAGTCATCATCAACATTGCTGGGCTGAGGTTCGAGACGCAGCTCAAAACCCTCAATCAGTTTCCAGAGACGCTACTCGGGGACCCAGAGAAGCGGATGTGCTACTTTGACTCCATGAGAAACGAGTATTTCTTTGACAGGAACAGGCCAAGTTTTGATGGGATCCTCTACTACTACCAGTCCGGTGGGAAAATCCGGCGCCCGGCCAATGTCCCCATAGATGTCTTTGCCGATGAAATCACCTTCTATGAGCTGGGCAATGAAGCCATGGACCAGTTCAGGGAAGATGAAGGGTTCATCAAGGACCCTGAGACTCTTCTGCCCACCAATGATTTTCACAGGCAGTTCTGGCTGCTGTTTGAGTACCCCGAAAGCTCCAGTGCGGCCAGGGGCGTGGCTTTGGTCTCAGTCTTGGTCATTGTCATTTCCATCATCATCTTCTGCGTGGAGACCTTGCCAGAGTTCAGGGAGGAACGGGAGTTCAAGGTCATCAAGGACGCTGCTAACAACTTGACCAAAGCCAACCTGGCCCCGAGCACCTTCACGGACCCCTTCTTTGTCATAGAGACAGCCTGCATCATCTGGTTCTCGTTTGAGCTCTTAGTCAGATTTGTAGTCTGCCCCAGCAAGGCTGCGTTCTTCAGGAACATCATGAACATCATTGACATTGTGTCCATCATTCCCTACTTCGTGACCCTCACCACTGAGCTGGTCCAGCACAACGAACAAAATGGGCAGCAAAACATGTCCCTGGCCATACTGAGGATCATCCGCTTGGTCCGGGTCTTCCGCATCTTCAAGCTCTCGCGGCATTCCAAGGGCCTGCAGATCCTGGGGCAGACCCTCAAGGCCAGCATGCGGGAGCTGGGCTTGCTCATCTTCTTCCTCTTCATTGGAGTCATCCTCTTCTCCAGCGCCATCTACTTTGCGGAGGTGGACGAGCCACAGTCTCATTTTTCCAGCATCCCTGATGGGTTCTGGTGGGCTGTGGTGACCATGACAACGGTCGGCTATGGAGACATGTGCCCTACCACGTTGGGTGGGAAGATAGTGGGAACCCTGTGTGCTATTGCGGGGGTGTTAACCATCGCGCTTCCTGTCCCAGTCATCGTCTCCAACTTTAACTATTTCTACCACAGGGAGACGGAGAATGAGGAAAAGCAAATTCTACCCAGGGAAGTGGAGAAAATGCTTACCAGCCTGGCTGCGGCCAATGGCAGCATGGAGTCCTTGAACAAAACCAATGGGGGTTGTGACCGTGACATGCCCAGGAAATGA